The following coding sequences are from one Halobacteria archaeon AArc-dxtr1 window:
- a CDS encoding nuclear transport factor 2 family protein codes for MNAETVVRRYYDALDEHEYDTLRAVLDPAFVQQRPDRTFEGRDAFVRFMREERPNPDTTHELAGHVVDPDRGCVAAHGRVLDGDRELFEFADFFELDENGESIVRLDTYSR; via the coding sequence ATGAACGCCGAAACGGTCGTGCGGCGGTACTACGACGCGCTGGACGAACACGAGTACGACACCCTCCGTGCCGTTCTCGACCCAGCATTCGTCCAGCAGCGACCGGACCGAACGTTCGAGGGCCGGGACGCCTTCGTCCGGTTCATGCGCGAGGAGCGACCGAATCCGGACACGACCCACGAGCTGGCCGGACACGTCGTCGATCCCGACCGCGGCTGCGTCGCAGCCCACGGGCGCGTCCTCGACGGTGACCGGGAGCTATTCGAATTCGCGGATTTCTTCGAACTCGACGAGAATGGCGAGTCAATTGTGCGCCTCGACACCTACTCGCGGTAG
- a CDS encoding DUF367 family protein, producing MEVHVYYEGDDDPKKCTARRLEKFDRAILHRSMSAVPYGVVLNPHAEQALSPADAEEALGTLVALDCSWESAEAAAFSMPGVHRALPFLVAANPVNFGRPFELTTAEALAAALCIFGENEAAADLLEPLRWGETFLELNEEPLRRYADCADSTEVVAVQSEYLADEE from the coding sequence GTGGAGGTCCACGTCTACTACGAGGGCGACGACGACCCGAAGAAGTGCACTGCTCGGCGCCTCGAGAAGTTCGATCGGGCGATCCTCCATCGCTCGATGTCCGCGGTGCCCTACGGTGTCGTACTCAACCCCCACGCCGAGCAGGCGCTCTCGCCGGCCGACGCCGAGGAGGCCCTCGGGACGCTCGTCGCACTCGACTGCTCCTGGGAGTCCGCAGAAGCGGCCGCCTTTTCGATGCCCGGCGTCCACCGCGCCCTCCCCTTTCTCGTCGCCGCAAACCCGGTCAACTTCGGCCGCCCGTTCGAGCTGACGACCGCCGAGGCGCTCGCGGCCGCGCTCTGTATCTTCGGCGAGAACGAGGCGGCCGCCGACCTGCTGGAGCCCCTTCGCTGGGGCGAGACGTTTCTGGAACTCAACGAGGAGCCGCTGCGCCGGTACGCCGACTGCGCGGACTCCACCGAGGTCGTCGCCGTGCAATCCGAGTATCTAGCCGACGAGGAGTGA
- a CDS encoding 50S ribosomal protein L40e produces the protein MASFDAAEKRTLEKMICMRCNARNSKEAKRCRKCGYKKLRPKAKEARAA, from the coding sequence ATGGCCAGTTTCGACGCCGCGGAAAAACGAACGCTCGAGAAGATGATCTGCATGCGCTGTAACGCCCGCAACTCCAAGGAGGCAAAGCGCTGTCGCAAGTGCGGTTACAAGAAGCTCCGACCGAAAGCGAAAGAAGCCCGCGCGGCCTGA
- a CDS encoding MBL fold metallo-hydrolase encodes MDVTNVTEDAESFTANAYLVVGDRTVLVDAGAWDGAVDEIREHADGLDAVVLTHQHGDHVASLEAVVDAFDPDVYAFDDHSARTHELADGDTIRIGDEDFDVVYTPGHADDHVSMVSDTALFSGDVVVHDDGAFDDGSFGRTDRPGQSRERLIESIEELLDRMPDTVEQMYAGHGGVFHGDVRTVVERALERAERREPKYPDE; translated from the coding sequence ATGGACGTCACCAACGTCACCGAGGACGCCGAGTCGTTCACCGCAAACGCCTACCTCGTGGTCGGCGACCGGACGGTACTCGTCGACGCCGGCGCGTGGGACGGGGCCGTCGACGAGATTCGCGAGCACGCAGACGGCCTCGATGCGGTCGTCCTGACCCACCAACACGGCGACCACGTCGCCAGCCTCGAGGCAGTCGTCGACGCCTTCGACCCCGACGTCTACGCCTTCGACGACCACTCGGCCCGAACGCACGAACTCGCGGACGGCGACACGATCCGGATCGGCGACGAGGACTTCGACGTCGTCTACACGCCGGGCCACGCCGACGATCACGTCTCGATGGTTTCTGACACCGCACTCTTTTCGGGCGACGTGGTCGTCCACGACGACGGCGCCTTCGACGACGGCAGCTTTGGCCGGACCGATAGACCCGGACAGTCCCGCGAACGGCTGATCGAGAGTATCGAAGAACTGCTCGACCGCATGCCCGACACCGTCGAGCAGATGTACGCGGGCCACGGCGGCGTCTTCCACGGCGATGTCCGGACCGTCGTCGAGCGGGCCTTAGAGCGGGCCGAGAGACGCGAGCCGAAGTATCCCGACGAGTGA
- a CDS encoding DUF5786 family protein, whose amino-acid sequence MGFGSYDESEQQDVDADFDEDDAVESEEHSHQGSIEFENGATNDELLDRLEEIKEE is encoded by the coding sequence ATGGGATTCGGAAGCTACGACGAATCCGAGCAGCAGGACGTCGACGCCGATTTTGACGAGGACGACGCGGTTGAGTCCGAAGAACACAGCCACCAGGGAAGCATCGAGTTCGAAAACGGGGCCACAAACGACGAGCTACTCGATCGTCTCGAGGAGATCAAAGAGGAGTGA
- a CDS encoding DUF99 family protein, producing the protein MKSGVRAVGVAESAGDDRQTATLAGAVVRADGIVDGLSYADCTVGGTDATAAVGSLLADLDRPDARYVLLGAVAPAWYNVLDLERLAEASDGPVIAVTFEESDGLAPALRAEFSGVELERRLTRYRALPPREPVAVGSETMYVRAVGCERQEAERVVQAFTDSGGRPEPIRVARLAARAARRYREKSSQP; encoded by the coding sequence ATGAAATCGGGGGTGCGGGCGGTCGGCGTCGCCGAATCGGCCGGCGACGATCGGCAGACTGCCACCCTCGCCGGCGCAGTCGTCCGGGCCGACGGGATCGTCGACGGCCTCAGCTATGCCGACTGCACGGTCGGCGGCACCGACGCGACTGCGGCCGTCGGCTCCCTACTCGCCGATCTCGACCGGCCGGACGCGCGGTACGTGCTTCTGGGGGCGGTCGCACCGGCGTGGTACAACGTCCTCGACCTCGAACGGCTGGCCGAAGCGAGCGACGGGCCGGTGATTGCTGTCACCTTCGAAGAGAGCGACGGGTTAGCGCCCGCGCTCCGAGCTGAATTTTCGGGAGTGGAGCTCGAAAGGCGGCTGACACGCTACCGCGCTCTGCCGCCGCGAGAGCCGGTCGCTGTTGGATCAGAGACAATGTACGTCCGCGCGGTGGGCTGTGAACGCCAAGAAGCCGAGCGCGTCGTCCAGGCGTTTACCGATTCGGGCGGGCGGCCGGAGCCGATTCGCGTCGCCCGGCTGGCCGCGCGGGCGGCCCGGCGCTACCGAGAGAAGTCGAGCCAGCCGTGA
- a CDS encoding uracil-DNA glycosylase — protein sequence MDEQMEGVEVTACERCPALVESRSRIVNGTGPEDADVVFVGEGPGATEDERGEPFVGRSGTVLDDGLRRVGLARSDIRITNCVRCRPPDNRDPTREELGNCRGYLETELDRLDPDVIVTLGKVPSEHLLERSVAVTSEAGTVEEVRIAETPRRVVISVHPAATLYDRSQEETFAEALATAADLADVAGSESGQSRLDGF from the coding sequence ATGGACGAGCAGATGGAGGGCGTCGAGGTGACCGCCTGCGAGCGGTGCCCGGCGCTCGTCGAGTCGCGCAGCCGGATCGTCAACGGAACGGGTCCCGAAGACGCCGACGTGGTCTTCGTCGGCGAGGGACCCGGCGCGACCGAAGACGAGCGCGGCGAACCGTTCGTCGGGCGTAGCGGCACGGTGCTAGACGATGGGCTTCGACGGGTCGGGCTCGCACGGTCCGACATCCGGATCACGAACTGCGTGCGCTGTCGACCGCCCGACAATCGGGATCCGACCCGTGAGGAACTGGGGAACTGCCGGGGCTACTTAGAGACCGAACTCGACCGCCTCGATCCGGACGTGATCGTCACGCTGGGAAAGGTCCCCAGCGAGCACTTGCTGGAGCGCTCGGTCGCGGTGACGTCGGAGGCAGGCACCGTCGAGGAGGTGCGAATCGCCGAGACGCCCCGGCGGGTCGTGATCTCGGTCCACCCCGCGGCGACGCTGTACGATCGGAGCCAGGAGGAGACGTTCGCCGAGGCGCTCGCGACGGCAGCCGATCTCGCGGACGTAGCGGGAAGCGAGAGCGGCCAGTCGCGACTGGACGGCTTTTGA
- the hisH gene encoding imidazole glycerol phosphate synthase subunit HisH, producing MNTTLSPPENALAEVVVVDYGLGNLRSVTRGLERAGAAVEITDDPAAFEAADGVVLPGVGAFREGVENADPIRDDLLAVAERGQPLFGICLGMQMLLTASEEGETDGDAAVSGLDLVPGTNVRFDDGQKVPHMGWNELVIEREHPLVEGVDGEYAYFVHSYYAVPDDEAAIVASTDYERTFPSIVANEAGNVFGTQFHPEKSGETGLQILRNFVEICAAE from the coding sequence ATGAACACGACACTCTCGCCGCCCGAAAACGCACTCGCCGAGGTGGTCGTCGTCGACTACGGCCTCGGGAACCTCCGCAGCGTCACCCGCGGATTGGAACGCGCAGGCGCAGCCGTCGAGATCACGGACGACCCCGCTGCGTTCGAAGCTGCTGACGGCGTCGTCCTCCCCGGTGTCGGCGCCTTCCGCGAGGGAGTCGAGAACGCCGATCCAATCCGCGACGATCTGTTGGCGGTCGCCGAGCGCGGCCAGCCCCTGTTCGGGATCTGTCTGGGAATGCAGATGCTGCTGACTGCGAGCGAAGAGGGAGAGACCGACGGCGACGCCGCCGTATCGGGGCTGGATCTCGTCCCGGGAACGAACGTCCGATTCGACGACGGCCAGAAGGTGCCCCACATGGGCTGGAACGAACTGGTGATCGAGCGCGAGCACCCACTCGTTGAAGGGGTAGACGGAGAGTACGCCTACTTCGTCCACTCGTACTATGCGGTCCCCGACGACGAGGCCGCGATCGTCGCCAGCACGGACTACGAGCGGACGTTCCCCTCGATCGTCGCCAACGAGGCCGGCAACGTCTTCGGGACGCAGTTCCACCCCGAAAAGAGCGGTGAGACGGGGCTGCAGATTCTGCGAAACTTCGTCGAGATCTGCGCGGCAGAGTGA
- a CDS encoding helix-turn-helix domain-containing protein translates to MATEATFTVPSDQFPLGTVFAQLPDVTVELERLIPSRDVVIPYFWVRGTDVANIEDAFSDHPGVNRIQLVDSVDDESLLRVEWSLEYDDVLSVLTETDIPLIKAIGTSRRWTFDIRGDSRSDVATFHSRCQELDIPVTLTELHALTPVETETEAALTDTQQEALVLAYQRGYFESPREVTMEELGDELGISQQAIASRLRRGTKHILGRTLPETSDSNR, encoded by the coding sequence ATGGCTACTGAGGCTACGTTTACCGTTCCATCCGATCAGTTCCCCCTTGGTACCGTGTTCGCTCAATTGCCGGACGTGACGGTCGAACTAGAGCGACTGATCCCGTCGCGTGACGTGGTAATCCCCTACTTCTGGGTTCGGGGGACGGACGTTGCGAACATCGAGGACGCGTTTTCTGATCATCCGGGCGTCAATCGAATCCAGCTCGTCGATTCCGTCGATGATGAGTCTCTGCTACGTGTCGAGTGGTCACTCGAATACGACGACGTGTTGAGTGTGTTGACCGAGACCGACATCCCGCTTATCAAAGCTATCGGCACAAGCCGTCGGTGGACGTTCGACATCCGCGGAGATTCCCGAAGTGATGTCGCAACCTTTCACTCTCGGTGTCAAGAGTTGGACATTCCAGTCACGCTGACCGAACTGCACGCACTGACGCCGGTCGAGACTGAAACTGAGGCAGCACTCACTGACACACAGCAAGAAGCGCTGGTACTGGCCTATCAGCGTGGGTACTTCGAGTCCCCGCGTGAGGTGACGATGGAAGAACTCGGCGACGAACTCGGTATTTCCCAGCAGGCCATCGCGTCTCGACTCCGCCGTGGGACGAAACACATCCTCGGGCGCACCCTTCCCGAAACGTCGGATTCGAATCGATAA
- a CDS encoding DUF5786 family protein, producing MGFGSYDESEQRQPDAGTEDDEDAAVNVHQNDHDGEMSVETGGSTDALLGQLQEIKEKKAAKDE from the coding sequence ATGGGTTTTGGAAGCTACGACGAGTCCGAACAGCGCCAACCTGACGCCGGAACCGAAGACGACGAGGACGCGGCCGTCAACGTCCACCAGAACGACCACGACGGCGAAATGAGCGTCGAGACGGGAGGGTCGACCGACGCCCTCCTCGGACAGCTTCAGGAGATCAAGGAGAAGAAGGCCGCCAAAGACGAGTAA
- a CDS encoding SWIM zinc finger family protein, with translation MSASNPVERWQARLEETGRLTPEIVDRITRIHDDRGARAIEAVGEGRVKAYQDFTIVVGYEDEYIVEDGGCTCKDYEYNLDADDPTDLCWHILAVAIARRIGHVDYHDMWYSEVRELL, from the coding sequence GTGTCCGCGTCGAATCCCGTCGAGCGGTGGCAAGCTCGCCTCGAGGAGACGGGTCGCCTCACGCCGGAGATCGTCGACCGGATCACCCGGATTCACGACGATCGCGGCGCCCGCGCGATCGAGGCCGTCGGCGAAGGGCGAGTCAAGGCCTACCAGGACTTTACCATCGTCGTCGGCTACGAGGATGAGTACATCGTCGAAGACGGCGGCTGTACCTGTAAGGACTACGAGTACAATCTCGATGCGGACGACCCCACGGATCTCTGCTGGCACATTCTCGCGGTCGCCATCGCGCGACGAATCGGTCACGTCGATTACCACGACATGTGGTACTCCGAGGTTCGAGAACTGCTTTAG
- a CDS encoding S-layer protein encodes MHTSAVTRRQFGAAALATVSAALAGCLNNNGDDENLDTGGTPVHLVVSLENDDGEPVSEGVSVTISHDEQSFTSNFQHEIDGGRLVARTLADPGAYTVTVESLADEFDVVEREVSLDEANDEDDAEDNATEITIELPGATGDGEREEDG; translated from the coding sequence ATGCACACGTCTGCGGTTACCCGGCGCCAGTTTGGCGCCGCGGCTCTCGCAACCGTTTCCGCCGCCCTCGCGGGGTGCCTCAATAACAACGGTGACGACGAGAACCTCGACACCGGCGGAACGCCAGTCCACCTGGTCGTCTCTTTGGAAAACGACGATGGCGAACCGGTCTCTGAGGGCGTTTCGGTCACGATATCGCACGACGAGCAGAGTTTCACCAGTAACTTCCAACACGAAATCGACGGCGGACGCCTCGTCGCTCGGACGCTCGCAGATCCCGGCGCGTACACCGTGACCGTCGAAAGCTTAGCCGACGAGTTCGACGTCGTCGAGCGCGAGGTGTCACTCGACGAGGCCAACGACGAAGATGACGCGGAGGATAACGCGACGGAGATCACGATCGAACTCCCTGGAGCAACTGGTGACGGAGAGCGCGAGGAGGACGGCTGA
- a CDS encoding tRNA (guanine(26)-N(2))-dimethyltransferase, with protein MRVTEGGVEIAVPGEQTEGFEESVFYNPRQELNRDLTIAVLRAYREREPRAERYLDGMAASGVRGVRAAADGWDVTCCDIDEGAVSLARENFERNDLEGEVVRRNVNALLHDSMFDVVDLDPFGTPMPFADAAFANCHNLVCVTATDTAPLCGAHFASGVRSYGSVPRNTEYHPEMGVRTLLSALARSAARFDVGITPLVTHATSHYVRTYLELDRRATAADATLSELGTLSHCEDCLYRETQSGLIANTLEACPNCGGDRILAAGPLWLGATVDLEFTATVREAIPDEFATAETARDLIETLAGELAEPTHYDQHKLCKNWGLPANAMDDFLADLRKAGYRASPAHYGGTTFKTDADVGEIRAATASELTD; from the coding sequence ATGCGCGTGACGGAGGGTGGCGTCGAGATCGCGGTACCCGGCGAGCAGACGGAGGGGTTCGAGGAGTCGGTGTTCTACAACCCGCGCCAGGAGTTAAACCGTGATCTGACGATCGCGGTCCTGCGGGCCTACCGCGAGCGTGAGCCGCGAGCCGAGCGCTACCTGGACGGAATGGCGGCAAGCGGCGTTCGGGGCGTCCGCGCCGCTGCCGACGGCTGGGACGTGACCTGCTGTGATATCGACGAAGGGGCCGTCTCCCTGGCCCGGGAGAACTTCGAGCGGAACGATCTGGAGGGTGAGGTTGTGCGACGCAACGTCAACGCACTCTTGCACGACTCGATGTTCGACGTCGTCGATCTCGACCCGTTCGGAACGCCGATGCCCTTTGCCGACGCCGCGTTCGCGAACTGTCACAACCTCGTCTGCGTAACCGCGACCGACACCGCGCCGCTGTGTGGCGCCCACTTCGCCAGCGGCGTCCGCTCGTACGGATCGGTCCCCCGGAACACGGAGTACCACCCGGAGATGGGCGTCCGAACGCTGCTCTCGGCGCTCGCCCGGAGTGCGGCCCGCTTCGACGTCGGGATCACCCCGCTCGTGACCCACGCGACGAGTCATTACGTGCGGACGTATCTCGAACTCGACCGTCGCGCAACCGCCGCCGACGCCACACTCTCGGAGCTGGGCACGCTCAGTCACTGCGAAGACTGTCTCTACCGCGAGACTCAGTCGGGGTTGATCGCGAACACGCTGGAAGCGTGTCCGAACTGTGGAGGCGACCGAATTCTTGCAGCCGGCCCGCTCTGGCTCGGTGCCACCGTCGACCTGGAATTCACAGCGACCGTCCGGGAGGCGATCCCGGACGAGTTCGCGACCGCCGAAACTGCCCGCGACCTCATAGAGACCCTCGCCGGCGAACTCGCCGAGCCGACCCACTACGACCAGCACAAACTCTGTAAGAACTGGGGGCTGCCGGCTAACGCGATGGACGACTTCCTCGCTGATCTCCGAAAGGCGGGCTACCGCGCGTCGCCGGCTCACTACGGCGGAACGACGTTCAAGACGGACGCCGACGTGGGCGAGATCCGGGCAGCGACGGCGTCGGAACTGACCGACTGA
- a CDS encoding YihY family inner membrane protein translates to MLDRHRAEDVLGRSISLARTEQLTLLAAGVAFYAFVSLVPLALLTVALATTVGGDALVARVTTAASDVLTPSALDLVAETLVDDTGRRSATAVGAVGLLWGSSRVLRGLDRAFALVYGTAAAKSFVDSLWDVLIVSAAIVVGLGAVAVIEAVLLFVPPALTGLTVVGYALVVLGLLAAFLPMYVVFPDANVGVREALPGAIVATIGWFLLSRTFGLYAAFAGEFAVYGAIGAVFLVLAWLYVASAVVVFGAVVNAVLAGRDTDRQLQSPGARQISTEAMSDDASSADEDGTGADPRGDDPREERRSGADGSDGRGTSRTRDRADDPQALREEIARLRDQVESFEDDVERRTVRKESVESELKRYVRRRVRRSHAHGWGPYLVLLYGTIMAVAAFRFLEGGWAILAMFVVWTSTLGVYVLMVLFGAGLSVLGLPGRLRDRVGEWRS, encoded by the coding sequence GTGCTCGACCGCCATCGCGCCGAAGACGTCCTGGGACGCTCGATTTCCCTCGCACGGACCGAACAGCTGACACTGTTGGCTGCCGGTGTCGCCTTCTACGCATTCGTCTCGCTGGTCCCCCTGGCACTGCTGACCGTCGCGCTCGCAACGACCGTCGGCGGGGACGCGCTCGTGGCCCGCGTCACGACCGCCGCGAGCGACGTGCTCACGCCCTCGGCGCTCGATCTCGTCGCCGAGACGCTGGTCGACGACACGGGCAGACGGAGCGCGACGGCCGTGGGAGCGGTCGGCTTGCTGTGGGGTTCGAGTCGGGTGCTTCGCGGGCTCGACAGAGCCTTCGCGCTGGTGTACGGAACTGCCGCGGCGAAGTCGTTCGTCGACTCCCTCTGGGACGTGCTCATCGTCTCCGCCGCAATCGTAGTCGGTCTCGGCGCCGTCGCTGTGATCGAAGCCGTGTTGCTGTTCGTTCCGCCAGCGCTAACCGGACTGACCGTGGTCGGCTACGCGCTCGTCGTGCTCGGTCTGCTGGCGGCCTTTCTGCCGATGTACGTCGTCTTCCCGGACGCGAACGTCGGAGTTCGAGAGGCTCTCCCCGGGGCGATCGTGGCAACGATCGGCTGGTTCCTACTCAGTCGGACGTTCGGCCTCTACGCGGCTTTCGCGGGCGAATTCGCCGTCTACGGGGCGATCGGTGCCGTCTTTCTCGTGCTGGCCTGGCTATACGTGGCGTCGGCCGTCGTCGTCTTCGGCGCCGTGGTGAATGCGGTACTCGCGGGCCGTGACACGGATCGGCAGCTACAAAGTCCGGGAGCGCGACAGATCTCGACAGAAGCGATGTCCGACGACGCCAGCAGCGCCGACGAGGACGGGACGGGTGCGGACCCGCGAGGGGACGACCCCCGCGAAGAGCGCCGGAGCGGCGCCGATGGGTCGGATGGGCGCGGAACGTCCCGGACGCGGGACAGAGCCGACGACCCGCAGGCGCTTCGCGAGGAGATCGCGCGCCTTCGCGACCAGGTCGAGTCGTTCGAGGACGACGTCGAGCGCCGAACGGTTCGCAAGGAGTCCGTAGAGTCCGAGCTCAAACGCTACGTCCGTCGGCGCGTGCGGCGCAGCCACGCCCACGGCTGGGGGCCGTACCTGGTGTTGCTCTACGGGACGATCATGGCCGTCGCGGCGTTTCGATTCCTTGAGGGTGGCTGGGCCATCCTCGCGATGTTCGTCGTCTGGACCTCGACGCTCGGCGTCTACGTGCTGATGGTGCTGTTCGGAGCCGGACTCTCGGTACTCGGGCTCCCGGGTCGCCTCCGAGATCGAGTCGGCGAGTGGCGCTCCTAG
- a CDS encoding phosphatase PAP2 family protein yields the protein MFHVGITVFEPSHVEAVRDTFPEWMAFVFAFLSYFGSVWIVAPTVVCCYWLVDRHRFAPWVGIVMGGYAVMVGLKGFFSVARPGVGPAIAPESLPTVVALVYAPAVEVGTTSFPSGHAIAGTVLWTMLALETNYGTRRMRYGVAATMIALVGFSRVGAGLHYPFDVVIGTAIALGYLAVVLAIRAWLSGRGQETATQGVFATVATIALLALLVGGRPDAAALFGAAIAGLALWWYAPPPQAPWSLTVGAGARILTGLALLAAIAALLVVLEGYAAWFLVGLVGAAVVLALPHWEASTGAVS from the coding sequence ATGTTCCACGTCGGCATCACGGTGTTCGAGCCGTCCCACGTCGAAGCCGTCCGTGACACGTTCCCGGAGTGGATGGCATTCGTCTTCGCGTTTCTCTCGTACTTCGGTAGCGTCTGGATCGTCGCGCCGACGGTCGTCTGCTGTTACTGGCTCGTCGACCGCCACCGGTTTGCCCCCTGGGTGGGGATCGTCATGGGCGGCTACGCCGTCATGGTCGGGCTGAAGGGCTTCTTTTCGGTTGCGCGACCGGGCGTCGGGCCGGCGATCGCACCGGAGAGTCTCCCCACTGTGGTCGCGCTCGTCTACGCGCCCGCCGTCGAAGTCGGAACGACGAGCTTTCCGAGTGGACACGCCATCGCGGGAACGGTGCTCTGGACGATGCTCGCACTCGAGACGAACTACGGGACGCGCCGAATGCGCTACGGCGTCGCGGCGACGATGATCGCACTCGTCGGCTTCTCGCGGGTCGGCGCCGGCCTGCACTACCCGTTCGACGTCGTGATTGGAACCGCGATCGCGCTTGGCTATCTGGCCGTCGTGCTCGCGATCCGGGCGTGGCTGTCCGGTCGAGGGCAAGAGACGGCGACACAGGGCGTGTTCGCGACCGTCGCTACAATCGCGCTGCTGGCGCTACTCGTCGGCGGGCGGCCGGACGCGGCGGCCCTGTTTGGCGCCGCGATCGCGGGCCTCGCGCTGTGGTGGTACGCGCCACCGCCACAGGCGCCGTGGTCGCTCACGGTCGGCGCGGGCGCCCGCATCCTCACCGGACTCGCGCTGTTGGCGGCGATCGCGGCACTGCTGGTGGTTCTCGAGGGGTACGCCGCCTGGTTCCTCGTCGGACTCGTCGGCGCAGCGGTAGTGCTCGCGCTCCCTCACTGGGAGGCGTCGACCGGTGCTGTTTCTTGA
- the glnA gene encoding type I glutamate--ammonia ligase has protein sequence MTSGNLTSAEQDVLDQIEEHDVDFLRLQFTDILGVVKNVSVPARQAEKAFTEGIYFDGSSIEGFVRIQESDMRLKPDPETFAVLPWRQKENSAAGRMICDVINTSTGEPFKGDPRYVLKQALERAEEMGYTVNAAPEPEFFLFEEDEEGRATTKTNDAGGYFDLAPKDLAQDVRRDIIYGLEDMGFEVEASHHEVAQGQHEINFEYDDALTTADNVGTFRTVVRAIAAQHDLHATFMPKPIPKINGSGMHTHLSLFTEDGENAFHDGDDEFDLSETAKQFTAGILEHAPAITAVANPTVNSYKRLVPGYEAPVYVAWSDRNRSALIRKPAARVPAASRVEARFPDPSCNPYLALATLIQAGLEGIEKGLECPDPVRENIYEFDEEKREEYGIETLPTNLGEAVDALEEDEVILDALGPHIGPKFVEAKSQEFSEYLVDVSQWELDRYLETF, from the coding sequence ATGACAAGCGGAAATCTCACAAGTGCCGAACAGGACGTATTGGATCAGATCGAGGAACACGACGTCGACTTCCTTCGCCTCCAGTTCACCGACATTCTCGGTGTGGTGAAGAACGTCTCCGTCCCAGCCCGCCAGGCTGAGAAAGCGTTCACCGAGGGAATCTACTTCGACGGCTCTTCGATCGAAGGCTTCGTCCGTATCCAGGAGTCGGACATGCGTCTCAAGCCCGACCCAGAGACGTTCGCGGTCCTGCCATGGCGCCAGAAGGAGAACAGCGCTGCCGGTCGGATGATCTGTGACGTCATCAACACCTCGACTGGCGAGCCGTTCAAGGGCGACCCCCGCTACGTGCTCAAGCAGGCCCTAGAGCGTGCCGAGGAGATGGGGTACACGGTCAATGCGGCTCCCGAGCCGGAGTTCTTCCTCTTCGAGGAGGACGAGGAGGGCCGCGCGACGACGAAGACCAACGACGCCGGCGGCTACTTCGACCTCGCGCCAAAAGACCTCGCACAGGACGTGCGCCGTGACATCATCTACGGACTCGAGGACATGGGCTTCGAGGTCGAGGCCAGCCACCACGAGGTCGCCCAGGGGCAACACGAGATCAACTTCGAGTACGACGACGCCCTGACGACGGCCGACAACGTCGGCACCTTCCGGACGGTCGTTCGTGCTATTGCGGCCCAGCACGACCTCCACGCGACGTTCATGCCCAAGCCAATCCCGAAGATCAACGGCTCGGGGATGCACACGCACCTCTCGCTGTTCACCGAGGACGGCGAGAACGCGTTCCACGACGGCGACGACGAGTTCGACCTCTCGGAGACGGCAAAGCAGTTCACCGCCGGTATCTTAGAGCACGCTCCGGCGATCACCGCCGTCGCGAATCCGACGGTCAACAGCTACAAGCGACTGGTCCCCGGCTACGAGGCGCCCGTCTACGTCGCCTGGTCCGACCGCAACCGCTCGGCGCTGATCCGCAAGCCGGCCGCACGCGTCCCGGCCGCCAGCCGCGTCGAAGCGCGCTTCCCCGACCCGTCCTGTAACCCGTACCTCGCACTCGCGACGCTCATCCAGGCCGGTCTCGAGGGCATCGAGAAGGGTCTCGAGTGTCCCGACCCCGTCCGCGAGAACATCTACGAGTTCGACGAGGAGAAACGCGAGGAGTACGGCATCGAGACGCTGCCGACGAACCTCGGCGAGGCCGTCGACGCCTTAGAGGAGGACGAGGTCATCCTTGATGCCCTCGGCCCGCACATCGGACCGAAGTTCGTCGAGGCAAAGAGCCAGGAGTTCTCGGAGTACCTCGTCGACGTCTCCCAGTGGGAGCTCGACCGGTACTTAGAGACGTTCTAA